The Nitrospiraceae bacterium sequence CTCGGTTGACCGGAAAAGACTGTGGTGGATCCCCATCCTGACGATCAGAATGATTAAAAAGAGAAAGAACGTACTCAGGCCATACCGGATGACCATGTCGCCGGTCGTACCTACAATTGGTTCCACGTGTATTTCCCTCTGACCATTGTGTAAATGAGATGCGTTGATATCAACGGGGGAAGCTTGAGAGTCTCAGCCATCATCCGGAATCTGACCGATTGAGAAAAAGGCGTATGGCCAGGAATTGGCAGATGAAGGAGAAAGAGGATCACAATCTCACGGTTCAGGGTAAAAACGAATGAGCACGAATCGTCACTAGACAGATCAGTTTAGAAATGACAACCAACCTTCTCAAATCATACTGTATTTGTTCTCCTAATCAAAGGGGTTGGCAGGATTCACGGTGCTTCAGGACCATTTCTCCTTTCACGGCCCTGGAAGAAGAGGCCCCCGTTGGTCAGACGAAGCTCCTCGAGGTGGCGGTGGACTGAAAGAAGGAGTGGAGAATCTCTGTCTGACTTCGAAGATTTCTGTTTTTCTTCCTGGGTCAGAGAGAGGGCTTGCTGGGCATCCGTTTGAGCCAACATGATTAATCTGGTGGCCATAGAATAATCTCGAGCCCAGAACATTTTTCTGGATTGTTCATGAAATTCTTCTTCTCCGATCGTCAGCTCACTTTCCGCTAAACTGTAGAGATCAGGTGCGAAGGTCAAGGCGCCTTCTCTCCTGGCATGTTCCACCGCTTGACGGGCTTTCTGTAATTCGTGGATCGGCGGGTCCTGACAGCCGGTCAACAGGACACTCAAGCAGAACAAGGCCATACATATTCCCGCAGGGGAACGCCTCTGAATGCTCGGCATGAATTTCCATATGGTGGGGGTCTCTTTTCGCAAAAATGGGACCTTGCTTTTGAACGTTTCCTTGGGGGAGGCCGGGAGTGATTTTCCTTGTAATCACTGGCTGACAAAGCAAATCCTACGCCAATATGGAATGATAAATAAGGGTTGGTAGATGCCGGATTTTTCAACTATTTTTCATGAAAGGGTCCCGGTGGGCCGGACAGTTTGGCTCATTGTTGGACCCTTTGTCCCGGTCCGGTTTTTGAGGGAGAAGGAACACAAGGTATAGTGGTAATCCTTCCGGGAATGACCCGCGAGGCGTTGTTTCGGTGGACCTGAGCTAGGCGGCTCAGATGGAACGTTTGATCATTCCTCTACCTTGGAGAATGTTGATGAGATGTCCGCAGATCCTTTTGCCAGAATGTTTTTCTTATTTGCAGATACCCGACCTATCCAGGAATTTTTGGTGATAAGGGACATGCACGTATGACGAAATCCATTTTTCAGAAAAAGGTGCTGATGTCGCTCCTCCTCATAGGCATCTTCTCCCATGGCGCAACAGGAGGAGAATTGCCGGTACAGGATCATCGACTCGCCCCGTGCCCCGACAGTCCAAATTGCGTATCCACTCTTAGTGATTCGGAAACCCATGCGATCGCACCGTTTCGTTATAACAAGACGATGGCTGAGGCCAAAGCGGTATTGAAACACATCATCGGTGAAATGAGTCGCACCGAGTTGGTTCAAGAAGAGGAGGGCTATCTTCATTACGAAGTCAGAAGTTTCCTGTTTCGCTTTGTGGATGATGTTGAGCTGCTGTTTGATGAGGACACGAAGACCATTCATTTCCGGTCGGCATCCCGGGTGGGCTATTCCGATTTTGGAGTGAATCGGAGTCGGATGGAAGAAGTTCGAAGAATGGTGGAGGGTAAGCTCTAAGTTTTGGCTAATGCAGGCGAGATCGGGTGTGGGAACAGGACATGGTTTGAAATAGTCAGCAAAATCATCTTTTCTTGAGGTTCTTCACGACCGGGTTTTCCTTATCTGCTTCCCCATCCTCTCTTCGATTCAGTGGAGCTAAACATCCAGGCGCCCCCATGACCTCAGGTGTCTATGGTTGAGTCCCTTTCAATCTATTTTGCGAAAGGTGTGCTGACAAACCATGATCAACGAGCGAGTCAAGCATACAAAATACCGTCTTTTCAGGGCGAACTTGGGGAGGGAATGGGAGCAGGGTGATTGGCTATACTTTTTAATAATTCATCTATTCATTCATTTTCCTAATCAAGGGGGAATAGGGCATGAGTA is a genomic window containing:
- a CDS encoding DUF4398 domain-containing protein, which translates into the protein MALFCLSVLLTGCQDPPIHELQKARQAVEHARREGALTFAPDLYSLAESELTIGEEEFHEQSRKMFWARDYSMATRLIMLAQTDAQQALSLTQEEKQKSSKSDRDSPLLLSVHRHLEELRLTNGGLFFQGRERRNGPEAP
- a CDS encoding DUF1499 domain-containing protein; its protein translation is MSLLLIGIFSHGATGGELPVQDHRLAPCPDSPNCVSTLSDSETHAIAPFRYNKTMAEAKAVLKHIIGEMSRTELVQEEEGYLHYEVRSFLFRFVDDVELLFDEDTKTIHFRSASRVGYSDFGVNRSRMEEVRRMVEGKL